A window of Oscillospiraceae bacterium contains these coding sequences:
- a CDS encoding Fe-S-containing protein, with translation MFCYGVSCQNKIEKKLRNTAGVKNAKVNYSAGTADITYDADIISLKELSAVIEKLGYRVLTGNEKEVPKTGRIIGILIIIIALYVILQQLVCQNCGNKFTMDRMEVKSGGCNPRPIFAKNKTVTDETITISYNFLNEARQIFANWKTSY, from the coding sequence GTGTTCTGTTATGGCGTGAGCTGCCAAAATAAAATCGAAAAAAAGCTCCGAAATACAGCCGGGGTTAAAAATGCAAAAGTGAATTACAGTGCGGGAACTGCGGATATCACTTATGATGCCGACATCATTTCTTTAAAAGAACTCTCTGCTGTGATTGAAAAGCTTGGCTACAGAGTGCTCACCGGCAATGAAAAAGAAGTGCCCAAAACAGGACGCATCATCGGAATCTTAATCATTATCATCGCCTTGTATGTGATTTTACAGCAATTGGTCTGCCAGAATTGCGGGAATAAATTTACCATGGATCGCATGGAAGTGAAATCCGGCGGATGTAATCCCCGGCCGATTTTTGCAAAAAATAAGACCGTGACGGACGAAACCATCACGATCTCCTATAACTTCCTCAATGAAGCCAGGCAGATATTTGCCAATTGGAAAACATCCTATTGA